From the genome of Ectobacillus sp. JY-23, one region includes:
- a CDS encoding AAA family ATPase, translated as MRLEILHIYGYGSIEKMELSLKDITVLYGENEAGKSTIRSFIKSILFGFPIRGQYRYEPKSGAAYGGAITMMTEEYGRIRVERLPKQAVGEVIVYFSDGMQGGEEVLQQLLKGIDIGLFESVFSFDMHGLQNIRRVSREDLGNYLFSAGAVGTDILVRMEKELSSEIEALFKPNGRKPIINAGLQELAKLGDSVKKWHAKLDAYEEWQRKKRECEEHVAALRMEQEQLRLHMQDCETMRTLQPLLLQRQKDEDFLHTFSAVSFPINGIARYEALMAEWKPIRARMETLEQKIQDETRMLNELRVSANLLKREALVDECRLGHMSYESEKQELELMNRSIVQMKEDLFTLQESTGVLHDVQEIDTSLAAKEAMRQLVQTAQRLSEQKHQLDERFTEVKAQLEEQEERVRHIKGNREGRAHNQKKNISFANIKMLAVGLAISIFLFAAGLLIGIKGLSIFSLVLFAGIIVFWMMNRTPHNDAVKQLEEVEVFKLQQAEKAYERILQQYEEWEQASYGLQQETERMRKAYALPHSLPHAQLLLAFEKLEKMKRLQREIILKTKQCEDILKRTKQFEQKVLVLKQEFKISSSSVSGILHSIYALMQDEKEKQVKKQRGMELLAEKQAEYEELQHAHAAYVKERDELWQEAAVSSEESFYQRGKEYEAAESMKKQLSFADTQIKILQERLHYVDITNRTVWIDNYEALYQTYIKEMQRIQQAERQLQEQIVQYQAEITGLEEGGAYPELLHEWEVRKENLREQMKKWAAYNIAKAILEKTKARYHDEQLPRTLEAAEQYFLHLTNGRYQRVFAPTDESVFIVERTDGMRFAAHELSQATAEQLYLSLRLALADTLDRKLPLVIDDSFVHFDQERTERAISLLHHIAQKRQVIFFTCHTHLLSLFDTAETIQLKGAEFV; from the coding sequence ATGAGATTAGAAATCCTTCATATATACGGATATGGCAGCATAGAAAAGATGGAGCTGTCTTTGAAGGATATCACGGTACTATACGGAGAAAATGAAGCCGGAAAATCAACAATTCGTTCCTTTATCAAAAGTATTTTATTTGGGTTTCCGATAAGAGGACAATACAGATATGAGCCGAAAAGTGGCGCTGCTTACGGAGGCGCCATTACGATGATGACAGAAGAATATGGGCGTATTCGCGTGGAGCGTCTTCCTAAGCAAGCTGTAGGCGAGGTGATAGTTTACTTTTCAGACGGAATGCAAGGCGGAGAAGAAGTACTGCAGCAGCTGTTAAAAGGCATTGATATAGGCTTGTTTGAATCGGTATTTTCGTTTGATATGCATGGACTTCAAAATATCAGACGGGTAAGTCGAGAGGATCTCGGTAATTATTTATTCTCGGCAGGTGCGGTTGGAACAGATATATTGGTCAGGATGGAAAAAGAACTCAGCAGTGAGATAGAAGCTCTTTTTAAGCCGAATGGAAGAAAACCCATCATTAATGCTGGATTACAGGAGCTTGCAAAGTTAGGTGATTCGGTAAAGAAATGGCATGCAAAACTTGATGCATATGAAGAATGGCAGAGGAAAAAACGAGAATGCGAGGAGCATGTGGCGGCTCTCCGTATGGAGCAGGAGCAACTGCGACTGCATATGCAGGACTGCGAAACCATGCGAACATTGCAGCCACTCCTGCTACAACGACAAAAGGATGAGGATTTTCTACATACTTTTTCTGCAGTTTCGTTTCCCATAAACGGAATTGCTAGATATGAAGCTTTGATGGCAGAGTGGAAACCAATCCGCGCACGAATGGAGACTCTTGAACAAAAGATACAAGATGAAACAAGAATGCTCAACGAGTTGCGTGTATCGGCCAATCTATTGAAGCGAGAAGCTCTTGTTGATGAATGTCGCCTCGGTCATATGTCTTATGAAAGCGAAAAGCAAGAGTTGGAGCTCATGAATCGTTCTATTGTACAAATGAAGGAAGACTTGTTTACGTTACAAGAAAGTACAGGTGTACTACATGATGTACAAGAAATAGATACGAGTCTCGCTGCAAAAGAAGCCATGAGACAACTTGTACAAACAGCGCAGCGACTCTCGGAGCAGAAGCATCAGCTTGATGAGCGTTTTACTGAAGTGAAAGCGCAGCTTGAGGAACAGGAAGAACGTGTGCGGCATATTAAGGGAAACAGAGAAGGGCGTGCTCACAATCAAAAGAAGAATATATCCTTTGCTAATATAAAAATGCTAGCCGTAGGGTTAGCGATTAGTATTTTCTTATTTGCAGCGGGTCTTCTTATTGGGATTAAAGGATTATCTATATTCAGTTTGGTACTATTTGCAGGGATCATTGTATTTTGGATGATGAATCGAACACCTCATAATGATGCTGTGAAACAATTAGAAGAAGTAGAGGTCTTTAAATTGCAGCAGGCAGAGAAGGCGTATGAACGGATTTTGCAGCAATATGAGGAATGGGAGCAAGCCTCGTATGGATTACAACAAGAAACAGAACGTATGAGAAAAGCGTATGCCTTACCACATTCTCTCCCTCACGCTCAACTGCTGCTAGCTTTTGAGAAGCTGGAGAAGATGAAGCGATTACAACGCGAGATTATACTGAAAACAAAGCAGTGTGAAGATATACTTAAGCGCACAAAGCAATTTGAGCAAAAGGTTTTAGTATTAAAGCAAGAATTTAAAATTTCTTCCAGTTCTGTATCCGGTATACTCCACAGTATATATGCCCTCATGCAGGATGAAAAAGAAAAGCAAGTAAAGAAACAGCGAGGGATGGAACTTCTTGCGGAAAAACAGGCAGAATATGAAGAACTGCAACATGCGCATGCTGCATATGTTAAGGAGCGAGATGAGCTTTGGCAAGAAGCAGCAGTTTCCAGCGAGGAGTCATTTTATCAGCGGGGTAAAGAATATGAAGCGGCAGAGAGCATGAAAAAGCAGTTGTCTTTTGCCGATACACAAATCAAGATATTACAAGAACGGCTACATTATGTAGATATCACCAACCGAACAGTTTGGATAGACAACTATGAAGCGCTGTATCAAACCTATATAAAAGAAATGCAGCGTATTCAGCAAGCAGAGCGGCAGCTACAGGAGCAAATTGTGCAGTATCAGGCGGAAATAACTGGACTTGAAGAAGGAGGCGCTTATCCGGAGCTTTTACATGAATGGGAAGTGCGCAAAGAGAACTTGCGTGAACAAATGAAGAAATGGGCAGCATATAACATTGCAAAGGCTATACTAGAAAAAACAAAAGCACGCTATCATGATGAGCAATTACCCCGTACGTTAGAAGCAGCAGAGCAATATTTTCTTCATCTAACAAACGGTCGATATCAGCGTGTGTTTGCACCTACGGATGAAAGTGTATTTATAGTGGAGCGGACGGATGGTATGAGGTTTGCGGCACATGAACTCAGTCAAGCTACTGCTGAGCAGCTATATCTTTCATTGCGACTAGCACTGGCGGATACACTAGACCGGAAGCTTCCGTTGGTGATAGATGATAGCTTTGTACACTTTGACCAGGAAAGAACGGAGAGAGCTATTTCTTTGCTTCATCACATTGCGCAAAAGCGACAAGTTATCTTTTTCACCTGTCATACCCACTTGCTCTCTCTCTTTGATACGGCTGAAACCATACAGTTAAAAGGCGCGGAGTTCGTTTGA
- the yhaM gene encoding 3'-5' exoribonuclease YhaM: MKKKILQYEVGESVEVLLLIKSAARGIASNGKPFLTLMLQDQSGEIETKLWDVSKEDEQQYVPERIVKVAGDIQNYKGRIQLKLKQIRILQPHEAPDVSEFLERAPLTKEAMMEKVTQFVFEMRNPNLQRITRHLVKKYQTQFLEYPAATKNHHEFVSGLAYHVVSMLELAKSIADLYPTLDRDLLYAGVILHDLGKVIELSGPISTTYTVEGNLLGHISIMVGEISKAADELQIIGEEVLILQHIVLSHHGKGEWGSPKPPMVREAEILHYIDNLDAKMNMMDRALSRVKPGEYTERVFALENRSFYKPKFHS, from the coding sequence ATGAAAAAGAAAATTTTACAATATGAGGTCGGTGAATCAGTAGAGGTGCTTCTGCTTATTAAGTCAGCTGCACGAGGAATTGCCAGTAATGGCAAGCCATTTCTTACCTTAATGCTTCAGGACCAAAGCGGTGAAATTGAAACAAAGCTATGGGACGTATCAAAAGAAGATGAACAACAGTATGTGCCAGAGCGAATCGTAAAAGTTGCGGGTGACATCCAAAACTATAAGGGCCGCATTCAACTAAAATTGAAGCAAATCCGCATTTTACAGCCACATGAGGCACCGGATGTGTCGGAATTTTTAGAGCGTGCTCCTTTAACAAAAGAAGCGATGATGGAGAAGGTCACACAATTTGTGTTTGAAATGCGCAATCCAAATTTGCAGCGTATAACGAGGCACCTAGTAAAGAAATACCAGACGCAATTTTTAGAGTATCCAGCTGCAACGAAAAACCATCATGAGTTTGTTTCAGGACTAGCATATCACGTGGTATCTATGCTAGAATTGGCAAAATCCATCGCAGATTTGTATCCTACCTTAGATCGCGATTTACTCTATGCAGGTGTTATTTTACATGATCTTGGCAAAGTCATTGAATTGTCTGGTCCTATTTCTACTACCTATACAGTAGAAGGCAATTTGCTTGGCCATATTTCCATTATGGTAGGCGAAATCTCTAAAGCAGCGGATGAGCTGCAAATTATCGGTGAAGAAGTTTTAATTTTACAGCATATTGTGTTAAGTCATCACGGTAAGGGAGAATGGGGTAGTCCAAAGCCACCGATGGTACGGGAAGCAGAAATTTTGCATTATATTGATAATTTAGATGCGAAGATGAATATGATGGATCGTGCGCTCAGCCGCGTCAAGCCTGGAGAATATACAGAGCGTGTCTTTGCGCTAGAAAACCGTTCCTTCTATAAACCTAAATTTCATAGTTAA
- a CDS encoding sporulation YhaL family protein yields the protein MELAWWVYLVMIGIVVSGYMVLHTAKKEEEMDREFIEREGEVYMKRLRAEQERRSAKKDENTLLL from the coding sequence ATGGAATTGGCATGGTGGGTATACCTTGTGATGATTGGGATTGTAGTGAGTGGCTACATGGTATTGCATACAGCAAAAAAAGAAGAAGAGATGGATAGAGAGTTTATTGAACGTGAAGGAGAAGTGTATATGAAGCGCTTGCGTGCAGAACAGGAGCGGCGCAGTGCGAAGAAGGATGAAAACACTCTCCTTTTATAA
- a CDS encoding glycerol-3-phosphate responsive antiterminator — protein sequence MEFHEQRVLPAVRHIKDLEKLLRSKYTYIVLLDLHVAQMKSVISLAKRHGKKVFLHVDLIRGLQSDAYATDFLCQEFEPYGLLSTKANVIIKAKQKGVVAIQRIFLIDSSSLEKSYALLEKTRPDYIEVLPGALTEVIAEVKERTGIPILAGGFLRSVEDAEKALAAGATAITTSDRSLWEHYENK from the coding sequence ATGGAATTTCATGAACAGCGTGTATTGCCGGCAGTACGGCACATCAAAGATTTAGAAAAACTATTGCGAAGCAAGTATACCTACATCGTGCTTTTAGATTTGCATGTAGCGCAAATGAAAAGTGTGATTTCCTTGGCAAAACGCCATGGGAAAAAGGTGTTTTTACATGTGGATTTAATTCGTGGTCTGCAAAGTGATGCATATGCAACTGATTTTTTGTGTCAAGAGTTCGAACCGTACGGCTTGCTTTCCACAAAAGCAAACGTCATAATAAAAGCGAAGCAAAAGGGTGTTGTAGCTATACAGCGTATCTTTTTAATTGACTCGAGCTCACTTGAGAAAAGCTATGCTTTGCTAGAAAAAACAAGGCCGGATTATATTGAAGTATTACCTGGGGCACTGACGGAAGTAATTGCTGAGGTAAAAGAGCGAACGGGAATCCCAATTCTAGCAGGTGGTTTTCTTCGTAGTGTAGAAGACGCAGAAAAGGCGTTAGCCGCAGGGGCAACGGCAATTACAACTTCTGACCGTAGTCTGTGGGAACATTATGAAAACAAATAA
- a CDS encoding MIP/aquaporin family protein, translating to MSAFLGELIGTMVLLILGGGVCAGVTLKKSLAQNAGWMVVTMGWGLAVAVAAYAVGSISGAHLNPALTLALAFSDSFPWEQVPLYITAQMIGAFLGATVVFFHYLPHWKETEDAGAKLGVFATGPAIYHPFANLLSELIGTFILVFGILAIGANKFTDGLNPFIVGFLVVSIGLSLGGTTGYAINPARDLGPRLAHFLLPIPGKGASNWRYAWIPIVGPILGGSLGGMFYRTVFVGKEAPALLYVLIASAIILALAYVLGKKEQTTPNKKLAA from the coding sequence ATGTCAGCATTTTTAGGAGAATTGATTGGAACAATGGTGCTTCTTATTTTAGGAGGCGGTGTATGTGCAGGTGTTACTCTGAAAAAGTCATTAGCACAAAATGCAGGCTGGATGGTAGTAACGATGGGATGGGGACTTGCAGTAGCTGTAGCTGCTTATGCAGTTGGAAGTATCAGTGGTGCGCATTTAAATCCTGCTTTGACACTAGCTTTGGCCTTTAGTGATAGCTTTCCTTGGGAACAAGTACCACTATATATAACAGCACAAATGATTGGTGCTTTTTTAGGTGCCACAGTGGTGTTCTTTCACTATTTGCCTCATTGGAAGGAAACTGAAGATGCGGGCGCGAAGTTAGGAGTATTTGCAACCGGACCAGCGATTTATCATCCATTTGCTAACCTACTTAGTGAACTTATTGGAACGTTTATACTTGTATTTGGAATACTGGCAATTGGTGCGAATAAATTTACGGATGGTTTGAATCCATTCATTGTGGGCTTCTTAGTTGTAAGCATCGGGCTATCATTAGGAGGAACAACTGGCTATGCTATTAATCCTGCTCGTGATTTAGGTCCGCGTTTGGCACATTTTCTACTCCCTATTCCGGGAAAAGGGGCTTCGAATTGGCGATATGCTTGGATTCCAATTGTGGGACCTATACTTGGCGGTTCACTGGGAGGCATGTTTTATCGCACGGTATTTGTGGGAAAAGAAGCACCAGCATTATTATATGTATTAATCGCATCTGCTATAATACTGGCGTTGGCCTATGTCTTGGGCAAGAAAGAGCAAACAACACCTAATAAAAAACTGGCAGCTTAA
- the glpK gene encoding glycerol kinase GlpK, whose protein sequence is METYILSLDQGTTSSRAILFNKEGKIVHSAQKEFTQHFPKPGWVEHNPNEIWGSILAVIASCLSEANVKPEQIAGIGITNQRETTVVWEKATGRPVYNAIVWQSRQTADICEELKKEGYNDLVRAKTGLLIDAYFSGTKVKWILDQVEGAREKAENGELLFGTIDTWLVWKLSGGTVHVTDYSNASRTLMYNIHELKWDEELLAMLNVPKSMLPEVRPSSEIYGHTIPYHFFGQSVPIAGVAGDQQAALFGQACFAEGMAKNTYGTGCFMLMNTGEKAVASEHGLLTTIAWGLDEKVTYALEGSIFVAGSAIQWLRDGLRMIKDAKESELYAERVDSTDGVYVVPAFVGLGTPYWDSDVRGAIFGVTRGTTKEHFIRATLESLAYQTKDVLDAMEADSGIDLQTLRVDGGAVKNNFLMQFQSDLLHVPVERPVVNETTALGAAYLAGLATGYWESQAEIAKQWNMDRSFEPKMEEARRTELYTGWKKAIEATKVFK, encoded by the coding sequence ATGGAAACATATATTCTTTCACTGGATCAAGGAACAACAAGTTCTCGTGCTATTTTATTTAACAAAGAAGGTAAAATCGTTCATTCTGCACAAAAGGAGTTTACACAGCATTTTCCGAAGCCAGGCTGGGTGGAGCATAATCCAAACGAAATCTGGGGTTCTATTTTGGCTGTTATTGCGAGCTGCTTAAGTGAAGCAAATGTAAAGCCGGAACAAATTGCCGGTATCGGGATTACAAATCAGCGTGAAACGACAGTCGTGTGGGAAAAGGCAACGGGCAGACCTGTTTACAATGCGATTGTATGGCAGTCGCGTCAAACAGCAGATATTTGTGAAGAACTGAAAAAAGAAGGCTATAATGATCTGGTACGAGCCAAAACGGGACTATTGATTGATGCGTATTTCTCCGGAACAAAGGTAAAATGGATTTTAGATCAGGTAGAGGGTGCGCGTGAGAAAGCGGAAAATGGAGAGCTCTTATTTGGAACGATTGATACATGGCTCGTATGGAAGCTGTCTGGTGGTACGGTACATGTGACGGATTATTCTAATGCTTCAAGAACATTAATGTATAATATTCACGAACTAAAATGGGATGAAGAACTTCTTGCAATGTTAAACGTACCAAAAAGCATGCTACCGGAAGTTCGTCCTTCTTCTGAGATATATGGTCATACGATACCATACCACTTTTTTGGGCAGTCTGTCCCGATTGCCGGGGTTGCAGGCGACCAACAGGCTGCATTGTTTGGACAAGCGTGCTTTGCAGAAGGTATGGCAAAGAATACGTATGGAACAGGTTGCTTTATGCTTATGAACACGGGTGAAAAAGCAGTGGCTTCTGAGCATGGGTTATTAACAACTATTGCGTGGGGGCTTGATGAAAAGGTAACTTATGCCCTTGAAGGGAGCATTTTTGTGGCGGGATCAGCTATCCAATGGCTCCGAGATGGACTGCGCATGATCAAAGATGCGAAGGAAAGCGAATTATATGCAGAACGTGTAGATTCTACCGATGGTGTGTATGTAGTACCTGCCTTCGTCGGTCTCGGAACACCGTACTGGGATAGTGATGTACGTGGTGCTATATTTGGTGTAACGAGAGGTACTACCAAGGAGCACTTTATCCGTGCGACTTTAGAATCCTTAGCATATCAAACAAAAGATGTACTAGATGCGATGGAGGCAGATTCCGGCATCGATTTGCAAACACTACGCGTAGACGGTGGTGCGGTTAAAAACAATTTCTTAATGCAATTCCAAAGCGATCTGTTACATGTACCTGTAGAGCGTCCGGTTGTAAATGAGACAACAGCATTAGGTGCTGCATATTTGGCAGGTCTTGCGACAGGATACTGGGAGAGCCAAGCGGAAATTGCAAAGCAATGGAATATGGATCGTTCTTTTGAACCGAAAATGGAAGAGGCACGTCGCACAGAGCTATATACAGGCTGGAAAAAAGCAATTGAAGCAACAAAAGTTTTCAAATAA
- a CDS encoding glycerol-3-phosphate dehydrogenase/oxidase, protein MGTLFSSRIRKQELRTINKQYVDVLIIGGGITGCGIALDAVTRGMSAVLFEMQDFAAGTSSRSTKLVHGGLRYLKQFEVKMVAEVGKERAIVYENGPHVTTPEWMLLPIHKGGTFGKLSTSIGLRVYDFLAGVKRNERRTMLSKEETLKREPLVKQAGLKGGGYYVEYRTDDARLTMEVLKEAVNRGAKAFNYVKVDSFLYENGKVIGIEAVDQIDGTTYHVYAKKIINATGPWVDFLREKDKSRNGKKLQLSKGVHLVIDQKRFPLQQAIYFDTPDGRMVFAIPRGGKAYVGTTDTFYKEDAAHPRMTTEDRDYIINAINYMFPSVKITEQDIESSWAGVRPLIYEEGKNASEISRKDEIWQSPSGLITIAGGKLTGYRKMAEMVVDLVADLLRKETGVRYQSCQTKPMAISGGDVGGSKGFDAFVDEKTRLGQQRGLTKQIAEQFARFYGSNVDTLFDLYEKHGKEAQTYQLSVDVFIPLVYALDYEMAVKPTDFLVRRTGDVFFNIDRAYRSKDGVIQYMSKRLGWSTQEKITYSKEVEYALRAAIQPVDQDETNSVGA, encoded by the coding sequence ATGGGAACTTTATTTTCAAGCAGAATACGCAAACAAGAGTTAAGAACGATAAATAAACAATATGTGGATGTATTAATTATTGGTGGAGGAATTACAGGGTGTGGTATTGCACTTGATGCAGTGACACGGGGAATGTCAGCCGTGCTATTTGAAATGCAAGACTTTGCTGCAGGCACATCTAGCCGCTCTACCAAGCTTGTACATGGCGGTCTTCGCTATTTAAAGCAGTTTGAAGTGAAAATGGTAGCAGAGGTAGGCAAAGAACGAGCAATCGTATATGAAAACGGACCGCATGTCACAACACCAGAATGGATGCTACTTCCGATTCATAAAGGTGGTACATTTGGGAAGCTCAGTACATCAATTGGCCTACGGGTATACGATTTCTTAGCAGGGGTAAAACGTAATGAGCGCAGAACGATGTTAAGTAAGGAGGAAACATTAAAGCGTGAACCACTTGTCAAGCAAGCCGGACTAAAAGGCGGCGGGTATTATGTAGAGTATCGCACAGATGATGCTCGGTTAACGATGGAAGTGTTAAAAGAGGCTGTAAATAGAGGTGCCAAAGCATTTAACTATGTAAAAGTCGATTCTTTTTTATATGAAAATGGCAAAGTGATTGGTATAGAGGCTGTTGATCAAATTGATGGTACTACGTATCATGTGTACGCAAAAAAAATAATTAACGCAACTGGTCCATGGGTGGATTTCCTTCGTGAAAAAGATAAATCACGCAACGGCAAGAAATTGCAATTATCTAAGGGTGTACATCTTGTAATTGATCAAAAGCGTTTCCCGTTGCAACAAGCTATTTATTTTGATACACCAGACGGTCGTATGGTATTTGCGATCCCTAGAGGGGGAAAAGCCTATGTTGGCACAACCGATACGTTTTATAAGGAAGATGCTGCGCATCCGCGTATGACGACAGAGGATCGAGACTATATTATCAATGCAATTAATTATATGTTCCCAAGCGTGAAGATTACAGAACAGGATATTGAATCTAGCTGGGCCGGGGTACGTCCTCTAATTTATGAAGAAGGAAAGAATGCTTCGGAAATTTCACGAAAAGATGAAATCTGGCAATCTCCAAGTGGTCTTATCACAATTGCCGGCGGTAAGCTTACAGGATATCGTAAAATGGCGGAGATGGTAGTAGACCTTGTGGCTGATTTATTACGAAAAGAAACAGGGGTACGCTATCAGTCCTGCCAAACGAAACCAATGGCTATTTCAGGAGGAGATGTCGGAGGTTCTAAAGGGTTTGATGCATTTGTTGACGAGAAAACAAGATTAGGACAACAAAGAGGGTTGACCAAACAAATTGCTGAGCAGTTTGCTCGTTTTTATGGTTCTAATGTAGACACATTATTTGATTTGTATGAGAAGCATGGAAAAGAAGCGCAGACCTATCAATTATCGGTCGATGTATTTATACCACTTGTATATGCACTCGATTATGAGATGGCAGTAAAGCCTACGGATTTCTTGGTTCGACGTACAGGCGATGTGTTCTTTAACATCGACCGCGCATACCGCAGTAAAGACGGTGTTATTCAATATATGAGTAAGCGTTTAGGCTGGAGTACCCAAGAGAAAATCACCTATAGTAAAGAAGTAGAGTATGCGCTTCGTGCTGCCATACAACCTGTCGATCAAGATGAGACGAATTCTGTAGGGGCTTAA
- the prsA gene encoding peptidylprolyl isomerase PrsA, giving the protein MKKAIIALAASSVFALSACGSSDTIVKSSSGNVTKEEFYDAMKERAGQGVLKQLVIEKVFTKKYKVSEKDVDKEYEDAKKQYGDQFKELLKQSGMTEDSFKKQIRSSLALKKAVASSLTDKELKEHYKPEIKASHILVKDEETAKKVKDLLAQGQSFEELAKQYSEDKGSGEKGGDLDYFGPGQMVPEFEEAAYKLKKGEISEPVKSQYGYHIIKVTDIKELKSFEEEKSKIKDKLVEEKMQDSAFMNELVDKELKKANVKIEDKDLKDALKPAPQPAGQQ; this is encoded by the coding sequence ATGAAGAAAGCAATAATTGCACTGGCAGCTTCGAGCGTATTTGCTCTTTCGGCTTGCGGCTCTTCCGATACAATCGTGAAGTCAAGCTCCGGAAACGTAACAAAGGAAGAGTTTTACGATGCAATGAAGGAGCGTGCTGGACAAGGTGTCCTGAAGCAATTAGTTATTGAGAAAGTGTTTACAAAGAAGTATAAAGTAAGTGAAAAAGATGTGGACAAAGAGTACGAAGATGCAAAGAAGCAATACGGAGATCAATTTAAAGAATTGCTAAAACAAAGCGGCATGACAGAGGATTCCTTTAAAAAGCAAATTCGCTCTAGTCTTGCTTTGAAAAAAGCAGTTGCTTCAAGCTTGACTGATAAAGAATTAAAAGAGCATTATAAGCCTGAAATTAAAGCAAGTCACATTCTTGTAAAAGATGAAGAAACAGCGAAAAAAGTAAAAGATCTTTTAGCACAAGGACAATCATTTGAAGAGTTAGCAAAGCAATATTCTGAAGATAAAGGTTCAGGTGAAAAAGGTGGGGACTTGGATTATTTCGGTCCTGGACAAATGGTTCCTGAATTTGAAGAAGCTGCTTATAAGCTGAAAAAAGGTGAAATCAGTGAGCCCGTAAAGTCACAATACGGCTACCATATCATCAAGGTAACTGATATTAAAGAACTAAAGTCATTTGAAGAAGAAAAGTCTAAGATTAAAGATAAGCTTGTCGAAGAAAAAATGCAGGATTCTGCATTCATGAATGAGCTTGTTGATAAAGAACTGAAAAAAGCAAACGTAAAAATTGAGGACAAAGACTTAAAAGACGCTTTAAAACCAGCCCCACAACCTGCTGGACAACAATAA
- a CDS encoding YjcZ family sporulation protein — protein sequence MNKGGVSMDFNNGFVILLILFILLIIVGCIYMY from the coding sequence ATAAACAAAGGAGGGGTATCTATGGATTTTAATAACGGCTTTGTTATATTGCTTATTTTATTTATTCTTTTGATTATTGTTGGATGTATTTATATGTATTAA
- a CDS encoding YjcZ family sporulation protein, giving the protein MSGGYYNGFALVVVLFILLIIVGAAWLY; this is encoded by the coding sequence ATGAGCGGAGGATACTACAACGGTTTTGCATTGGTGGTTGTATTGTTCATTTTGTTGATCATCGTAGGTGCTGCTTGGTTGTACTAA